In Vibrio neptunius, the following are encoded in one genomic region:
- a CDS encoding diguanylate cyclase — protein sequence MNKLSVKIFIILLPLAISLLIFSYVYYKAREKLTVDHIYQSIQLSVSLGANEISHYVQGQFTEFDRLSSEINACEDGNIPLSLSAADALSFTSGFSALAISDLSGRVTHFSLSSNSSNRYVLRKNTQGLILLPEHVLALLHTSYQEWKKTYPENLRREKDTLNQLLELNKRGEVNSQASRELTNLLVNIREGRSLPRQVISLANAETISKLGLIFDTESYLYSRPLIGCDKKIVGFYTAILDRTIVEDHLYQIKSTLMQSNLQHVDVLMIRNQGLRSLSAANHLSLDALSSKGLNTTNKPQMREDLNGILINQPIELDIQSHFISLDNTHPSIPDHQKGINLVVYVSMDELESNNLMLMREVFLYLCIALFLFVSLTLYLSHYIASPIIDLRQRISILSKTGKAKTDFSVRDDEIGQLFSAFSDMAYSIKAKESQLVKLVREDPLTGILNRRALVNHAQDIQRLNSVSCICMMDLDHFKQINDNYGHAIGDSVLKTFCTLVTSEIRDSDIFGRLGGEEFALILPETQLEEAVSLAEKIRSRVEAQLVASLSSIDGSKITVSIGVVEWLDDDFAKALSRADKHLYIAKESGRNQVSAQSSKSPL from the coding sequence ATGAACAAACTTAGCGTAAAAATTTTCATCATTCTTCTGCCTCTTGCGATCTCTTTGCTGATCTTTAGCTACGTCTATTACAAAGCGAGAGAGAAGCTCACCGTTGACCATATTTACCAGTCTATCCAGCTTTCCGTTTCACTCGGAGCCAATGAAATTAGCCATTATGTTCAAGGTCAGTTCACCGAGTTTGATCGTCTCAGTAGTGAAATCAACGCCTGCGAGGATGGAAATATACCTTTATCTCTATCTGCCGCCGACGCTTTGAGCTTCACCAGCGGCTTTTCTGCACTGGCTATTTCTGATTTGTCAGGCCGCGTCACTCACTTTAGCTTGTCGTCGAATAGCAGCAATCGCTACGTACTGCGTAAGAATACCCAAGGGCTTATACTTCTTCCTGAACATGTTCTGGCCCTGCTACACACCTCTTATCAAGAGTGGAAAAAGACTTACCCAGAAAACCTTAGAAGGGAAAAAGATACGCTCAATCAGCTGCTAGAGCTTAATAAACGGGGCGAAGTGAACTCACAGGCCAGCCGAGAACTGACCAATTTACTCGTTAACATCCGAGAAGGTCGAAGCCTGCCTCGCCAAGTGATCAGCCTAGCTAATGCTGAGACCATCTCAAAACTCGGCCTGATATTCGACACCGAGAGTTACCTATACTCTCGCCCTCTGATTGGATGCGATAAAAAAATCGTCGGATTTTATACCGCCATCCTCGACCGTACTATTGTTGAAGACCACCTTTATCAAATAAAAAGTACGTTAATGCAAAGTAACCTTCAACACGTAGATGTGCTGATGATCCGGAACCAAGGCCTACGTTCATTGTCCGCAGCGAACCATTTGTCGCTCGATGCGCTCTCTAGTAAAGGGCTCAATACCACCAATAAACCGCAGATGAGGGAAGATCTCAACGGGATACTTATCAATCAACCGATAGAGTTGGATATTCAGAGCCATTTTATCTCATTAGACAATACCCACCCTTCTATTCCAGATCATCAAAAAGGCATTAACCTAGTGGTCTATGTATCGATGGACGAACTCGAGTCGAACAACTTGATGCTGATGCGCGAAGTTTTTCTCTATCTGTGTATTGCTCTATTTTTGTTTGTCTCGTTGACTCTTTATCTTTCCCACTATATTGCCTCACCAATTATCGATCTGCGCCAGCGAATTTCAATCCTCTCCAAAACGGGCAAAGCCAAAACTGATTTCTCTGTCAGAGATGATGAAATTGGCCAGCTCTTTAGTGCGTTTTCCGATATGGCTTACAGTATAAAAGCGAAAGAGTCTCAGTTGGTTAAGCTAGTTCGCGAAGATCCATTAACTGGCATTCTCAATCGTCGTGCATTAGTCAATCATGCCCAAGATATTCAACGCCTCAACAGCGTCTCATGCATATGTATGATGGACCTAGATCACTTCAAACAGATTAACGATAACTACGGCCACGCCATCGGGGATTCGGTACTGAAAACTTTCTGTACCTTAGTTACTAGTGAAATTCGGGACTCCGATATCTTTGGTCGTCTCGGTGGCGAAGAATTTGCTCTAATCTTGCCAGAGACTCAATTGGAAGAGGCCGTCAGCTTAGCGGAGAAAATTCGCAGCCGAGTTGAAGCTCAGCTGGTTGCCAGTCTCAGCTCAATCGACGGTTCAAAAATAACAGTAAGTATTGGTGTTGTGGAATGGCTAGATGATGATTTTGCCAAAGCCCTATCTAGAGCAGACAAGCACCTATACATAGCGAAAGAGAGTGGACGTAATCAGGTCAGTGCACAGTCATCAAAAAGCCCGCTGTAA
- a CDS encoding GHKL domain-containing protein → MRLNSVKRRVALSSVLLCLAVITASTIWVYLDTRQAITDVDDARLQDLSESFLKVLLLTDPSVIGEDRNSDPETVFANLTSKTSPKDNLEKWSRAKLLEDNFAYLLLDSKGAVLASSPNAPPVDLKMMRHPGLNDIHDQDQSNMWRGVTMLLTQPKTGEPMWLWLGEDKHLRSEVENKIAIPAIVPMLVATPLLCLLLVLFTYHLFAPISRLEKQVSEKSIDNLSPLSITDVPTELDSLVKRLNYLFDQVDAAWQREKRFNQDAAHELRTPLAVIKLNAQNALETQNAEEKDHDLKQIEKSITRSERTIEQLLTLAKVESGLMVDLSQTVDVAEILRSVIAELVPLALKQQQDITLEAAEEAYAIQGNEIFLNCLFRNLMDNAIRYSGEGTRIWAEVTEHEEHIQIVIADSGRGMSQIDIDRIFERFFRGKETQNKAQGAGLGMAIVERVIALHQGKIDVRSQEPGLAFVITLPKFRLI, encoded by the coding sequence ATGAGACTGAATTCTGTTAAACGCCGTGTCGCATTGTCGAGCGTACTGCTATGCCTCGCGGTTATTACCGCTTCCACAATCTGGGTTTACCTTGATACGCGTCAGGCGATTACAGACGTTGATGATGCACGGCTTCAGGACCTTAGTGAGAGTTTCTTAAAGGTGTTGCTACTGACCGACCCCTCTGTGATTGGCGAAGACCGAAACTCAGACCCAGAAACCGTTTTTGCTAACCTCACCAGTAAAACATCCCCCAAAGATAACCTAGAAAAATGGTCGCGAGCCAAGCTGCTTGAGGATAACTTCGCCTATTTACTGCTCGACTCTAAGGGCGCGGTATTGGCGAGCTCTCCGAATGCGCCACCTGTCGACTTAAAAATGATGCGCCATCCGGGTCTGAACGACATTCATGATCAGGATCAGTCCAACATGTGGCGTGGCGTAACCATGCTATTGACGCAACCGAAAACGGGTGAGCCAATGTGGCTCTGGCTCGGCGAAGACAAGCACCTGCGCAGCGAAGTCGAAAACAAAATTGCGATCCCAGCCATTGTCCCCATGCTAGTGGCAACGCCGCTGTTATGTTTGCTATTGGTGCTGTTTACCTATCATTTGTTTGCACCGATCAGTCGTTTGGAAAAGCAAGTGTCAGAGAAGTCGATTGATAACCTCTCACCACTCAGTATTACAGATGTTCCCACTGAGTTGGATAGCTTAGTGAAACGCTTGAACTACCTGTTTGATCAAGTCGATGCAGCTTGGCAAAGAGAAAAACGATTTAATCAAGACGCTGCCCATGAACTGCGAACACCTCTGGCCGTGATCAAGCTCAATGCGCAGAATGCCCTTGAAACGCAAAATGCTGAGGAAAAAGACCATGACCTCAAACAGATTGAAAAGAGTATCACACGTTCTGAGCGAACCATTGAGCAGTTGTTGACATTGGCAAAAGTCGAGAGCGGCTTGATGGTGGATTTAAGCCAAACCGTTGATGTTGCTGAGATACTACGTAGTGTGATTGCTGAGCTGGTCCCCCTTGCATTGAAGCAACAACAAGACATCACATTAGAAGCTGCTGAGGAGGCCTATGCTATTCAAGGCAATGAGATATTCCTTAATTGTCTGTTTCGCAATCTGATGGACAACGCGATTCGCTACTCCGGAGAAGGGACCCGAATTTGGGCTGAAGTGACTGAGCATGAAGAGCATATACAGATCGTAATTGCCGATAGCGGTCGGGGAATGAGTCAGATTGATATTGACCGCATCTTTGAGCGCTTTTTCCGTGGCAAAGAAACCCAGAACAAAGCTCAAGGAGCAGGTTTGGGGATGGCAATTGTAGAGCGTGTTATTGCCCTCCATCAGGGAAAAATTGATGTCAGATCTCAAGAACCAGGTCTGGCATTTGTTATCACCTTGCCAAAGTTCCGTCTAATTTAG
- a CDS encoding response regulator transcription factor, translated as MRVLLVEDDPMLGNAITASLARHHYTADWVTSGESALHALQTDSFLLVILDISLPGISGLKVLKELRSKGDKTPVLILSARDELNDRVYGLNHGADDYLVKPFQLEELLARMGALIRRSAGMADDTIVVGDVSVSVNSHKVTVAGECINLTPNEFKILLYLVTNAGRVLSKTQILQNMHGWDESAGLNSIEVHIHNLRKKMPKGTIENIRGVGYIIQH; from the coding sequence ATGCGCGTATTATTAGTTGAAGATGACCCTATGCTTGGCAATGCGATTACCGCTTCCCTCGCCAGACATCACTATACCGCAGACTGGGTAACGTCGGGTGAAAGTGCCCTTCATGCACTGCAAACTGACAGCTTCCTACTGGTCATTCTAGATATTTCTTTACCGGGTATCAGCGGTTTGAAAGTACTCAAAGAGCTCAGGAGCAAAGGAGACAAGACGCCCGTTTTGATTCTCAGCGCTCGTGACGAACTCAATGACCGTGTTTATGGGCTCAATCATGGTGCAGACGATTATCTGGTTAAGCCGTTTCAACTGGAAGAACTGTTGGCGCGTATGGGGGCATTGATTCGCCGATCGGCGGGTATGGCAGATGACACTATCGTGGTGGGTGATGTCTCTGTGTCGGTCAATTCGCATAAAGTCACGGTGGCTGGTGAGTGTATTAATCTGACGCCAAATGAATTTAAAATTCTCCTCTATCTGGTGACGAACGCTGGTCGGGTGCTAAGCAAAACACAGATATTGCAAAACATGCACGGTTGGGATGAAAGTGCCGGACTTAATTCGATTGAAGTGCACATCCATAATCTGCGCAAAAAAATGCCCAAAGGCACCATCGAAAACATCAGAGGAGTCGGATACATCATCCAACACTAG
- a CDS encoding 4'-phosphopantetheinyl transferase superfamily protein has product MATLFPDIDAVGVRDLSEQTSGRFINKEQRFLINGASVFVCQFNQSLYHDSLFKQFRIRCPDGLGRAVSSRRAEFLAGRYAARQAISACGGVVASGVQVGVSTNRCPTWPDGILGTITHCDDIAACAVLPAIQSIRRYIGMDIEKVLAANVVCEVSGSVCSVWEWQRLASLPFSNDIITTIIFSAKESLFKALYPYIGEYFGFECAQVKCVDPYKQRIWLNLSPSLVAKTGFREVECHYTLQSDYVITFISR; this is encoded by the coding sequence ATGGCGACACTATTTCCTGACATTGACGCTGTGGGAGTGCGTGATTTATCTGAACAAACAAGTGGTCGGTTTATCAACAAGGAGCAGAGGTTTCTCATCAATGGCGCGAGTGTATTTGTGTGTCAGTTTAACCAAAGCCTCTATCATGACAGCTTATTCAAGCAGTTCAGGATTCGATGTCCTGATGGACTCGGCCGCGCGGTAAGCTCAAGACGAGCCGAGTTTCTGGCGGGTCGTTATGCGGCAAGGCAGGCGATATCTGCTTGTGGTGGGGTGGTTGCCAGCGGAGTACAAGTCGGGGTTAGTACAAATCGCTGTCCGACATGGCCCGACGGTATTTTAGGTACCATTACCCACTGCGATGATATCGCAGCATGTGCGGTGCTCCCTGCTATTCAGAGCATCAGACGCTACATCGGAATGGATATCGAGAAAGTGTTAGCGGCCAATGTGGTGTGTGAGGTATCCGGCTCCGTTTGTTCTGTATGGGAGTGGCAGCGTCTGGCGTCACTGCCATTTAGCAATGATATCATCACCACAATCATCTTCTCCGCTAAAGAGAGTTTGTTCAAAGCCCTATACCCCTATATCGGGGAATACTTCGGCTTTGAGTGTGCTCAGGTTAAATGCGTTGACCCGTACAAACAGCGCATATGGCTGAACTTATCGCCTTCGCTGGTGGCTAAAACGGGCTTTCGAGAAGTGGAGTGCCATTACACCTTGCAGTCAGACTATGTCATCACTTTTATCTCCCGATAG
- a CDS encoding HlyD family secretion protein, which yields MKKIIKILIPLMLLVLAGGAYWYYYGRFFQTTDNAYVQTDITNVSSRINAEVVKINIKDNQKVKKGDLLAQLDDREFVIKEQLAEATLAQSQAEQSNADAAYKMQKSAIEEYQSKVTSAKAKYQYSLQQYKRLQALEKQNYVSKGERDNGASAYKVDEAAYLEAKASLKTQQDKLSVLESEIEQADAMVKQAKASLSQAKLELGYTRIVAPINGVISNRNLQVGMMVQSGQSVVSIVSDRTPWILANFKETQKSRMHKGQSVDVTIDAYPGKTFSARIDSVSPATGATFALLPPDNATGNFTKVVQRVPVKIVFNDSVQVDNGLSAVVTVDTRQ from the coding sequence ATGAAAAAAATAATAAAGATTTTGATTCCACTGATGTTGTTGGTCTTGGCTGGCGGTGCCTATTGGTATTACTACGGGCGCTTTTTCCAGACCACCGACAATGCTTACGTTCAAACGGACATTACTAACGTCAGTTCGCGCATCAATGCGGAAGTGGTGAAAATTAATATTAAGGACAATCAGAAGGTCAAAAAAGGCGACTTGCTAGCGCAGTTGGATGATCGTGAGTTCGTGATTAAAGAGCAGCTTGCTGAAGCGACCTTAGCGCAAAGTCAGGCGGAACAGTCGAACGCGGATGCAGCCTATAAAATGCAGAAAAGTGCCATCGAAGAGTACCAGAGTAAAGTGACGTCGGCGAAGGCCAAATATCAATACTCACTTCAGCAATACAAACGCTTGCAGGCCTTAGAGAAACAAAACTATGTGTCTAAAGGTGAACGTGACAATGGCGCATCTGCCTATAAAGTTGATGAAGCGGCGTATCTTGAGGCGAAGGCCAGCCTGAAAACACAACAAGATAAGCTCTCGGTACTGGAAAGTGAGATAGAGCAGGCCGATGCTATGGTCAAGCAAGCCAAAGCCAGTTTGTCACAGGCGAAGCTTGAATTGGGATACACCCGGATTGTGGCTCCAATAAATGGTGTGATCAGCAATCGCAACCTGCAAGTTGGTATGATGGTGCAATCGGGGCAATCTGTTGTGAGCATAGTGTCCGATCGCACACCGTGGATTCTGGCGAACTTTAAAGAAACGCAAAAGTCGCGTATGCACAAAGGGCAGTCTGTTGATGTCACCATTGATGCCTATCCAGGGAAGACATTCTCAGCACGAATCGATAGCGTATCGCCAGCCACAGGCGCTACCTTTGCTTTGCTACCACCAGATAACGCGACGGGCAACTTTACTAAAGTGGTGCAACGTGTGCCGGTTAAGATTGTGTTCAATGACTCTGTTCAGGTCGACAACGGGTTATCTGCGGTTGTTACTGTCGATACAAGGCAGTAA
- a CDS encoding NADP-dependent oxidoreductase has product MNQLVNPSIVLDSHPQGAATTGNFRIANLPIGELKPGEFLIENTWLSMDPYTRPRLNENTAYVEPIKLGEVIQGETIGKVVESNSPKYQVGDRVFTFSGWQKYCVGNDADFMTYQLPDTELPPTIFLSVAGTPGRAAYFGLNKIAKPKAGETMVVSAASGAVGSVAGQLGKMAGCRVVGIAGSEEKCRYVVDELGFDACVNYKSDNLGEEIEAACPDGVDIYFENVGGRISSLVARHLNEGARVPICGSAALYNKGKDVDASTLSRFYSSLPSAPENRFFLVTEWVNDYASSISWLTAAAESGQLKFRETVTEGLENAPQAFVDLLEGKHFGKQLVRV; this is encoded by the coding sequence ATGAATCAACTAGTTAACCCATCAATTGTGCTTGATAGTCACCCACAAGGTGCCGCGACAACGGGCAATTTCCGTATCGCCAACCTGCCAATAGGCGAGTTAAAGCCAGGTGAGTTTTTAATTGAAAACACTTGGCTTTCGATGGACCCATATACGCGACCTCGCCTCAACGAAAACACGGCGTATGTAGAGCCGATCAAACTGGGTGAAGTGATTCAGGGAGAAACCATTGGCAAGGTCGTCGAGAGTAACAGCCCTAAATATCAGGTCGGCGATAGGGTGTTCACTTTTTCAGGTTGGCAAAAATATTGTGTCGGTAACGATGCGGATTTCATGACTTATCAACTGCCAGATACAGAACTGCCGCCAACGATCTTTCTCAGCGTGGCTGGAACTCCCGGTCGAGCGGCGTACTTTGGATTGAACAAAATTGCCAAACCTAAAGCAGGTGAAACCATGGTGGTGTCAGCCGCGTCAGGCGCTGTGGGTTCGGTTGCTGGTCAACTTGGCAAAATGGCGGGTTGCCGGGTGGTCGGTATCGCGGGCAGTGAGGAAAAGTGTCGTTATGTCGTCGATGAACTGGGTTTCGATGCCTGTGTCAATTACAAGTCTGACAATTTGGGTGAGGAGATTGAAGCCGCCTGTCCGGACGGTGTGGATATCTACTTTGAAAATGTTGGCGGACGTATTTCTTCCTTAGTGGCGCGTCACCTTAATGAAGGTGCCAGAGTACCAATTTGTGGCAGTGCAGCGTTATACAACAAGGGTAAAGACGTGGATGCCTCGACGTTATCGCGCTTTTACTCTTCACTGCCAAGTGCGCCGGAAAATCGATTCTTTCTGGTGACTGAGTGGGTCAACGATTATGCAAGTTCGATCAGTTGGCTGACCGCAGCAGCGGAAAGTGGTCAGCTCAAATTTCGTGAAACGGTGACCGAAGGATTGGAAAATGCACCGCAGGCCTTTGTCGATCTATTGGAAGGGAAGCACTTCGGTAAACAACTGGTTCGAGTTTAA
- a CDS encoding multidrug efflux MFS transporter, translating to MSTIALSKPESEVVVSRKEWWAIIGGLIGGFMAILDIQITNSSMKVIQGALSASLDDASWLMTSYFTAEIVAIPLCGWLSKALGTGRYALWCIGGFLGSSLLCSMAWNLDSMIVFRALQGFCGGALIPLSFRLIIEILPLEKRPMGMSLFSIIATFAPAIGPAIGGWLTEHFSWHAIFYVNVLPSVVAWALIQRSMKHPIINWQIIRQGDFVGVVSVMMFLGTLEVILEKGGDENWFDSRMICVLAVLSAISFVIFVYDQIVHRNPLINIRLFKEYQYSYSLLIFAMLGSAIYGTLFLVPYYLTMIHDYNATEIGHVVIWMGLPQLVILPMIPFLIRRYNPKYLIFIGFVGLAISAFMDCHMNADFAGPQMIASMLVRALGQPFIMVPLSMLATQNIKAEDAASSAVLINVFRSLGGSMGTAVLSTYFTTRIYFHLDSIKSTLLTGSQPFYHYLGEVKNLLVNQGLSSDSTNVQQTAVSILGERMAIQSQIMAFNDLFMIMGFMMLATAIMVLCSNRDFQLRLKKEESA from the coding sequence TTGAGTACGATCGCACTTTCAAAACCGGAAAGCGAAGTCGTCGTTTCAAGGAAGGAGTGGTGGGCCATCATCGGCGGCCTCATCGGTGGCTTTATGGCCATTCTGGACATCCAGATCACTAACTCCTCGATGAAAGTCATTCAGGGGGCGTTGTCTGCGTCCCTGGATGACGCCTCTTGGCTGATGACGTCGTACTTTACGGCTGAGATTGTGGCGATCCCACTTTGTGGCTGGCTATCAAAAGCGTTGGGAACGGGCCGTTACGCTTTATGGTGTATCGGCGGTTTCCTCGGCTCATCCTTGCTTTGTTCGATGGCGTGGAACCTGGACTCGATGATTGTCTTCCGCGCTTTGCAGGGCTTTTGTGGTGGCGCATTGATCCCCTTGTCTTTCCGTTTGATTATTGAAATCCTGCCGCTAGAAAAACGCCCTATGGGGATGTCGTTATTTAGTATTATCGCCACGTTCGCCCCAGCGATAGGACCGGCGATCGGCGGCTGGCTCACTGAACATTTTTCATGGCATGCGATCTTTTACGTCAATGTTTTACCGTCAGTGGTGGCGTGGGCTCTGATTCAACGTTCAATGAAGCATCCCATCATTAACTGGCAAATCATTCGTCAGGGTGACTTTGTTGGCGTTGTGTCGGTGATGATGTTTCTTGGTACGCTGGAAGTCATTTTGGAAAAAGGCGGTGATGAAAACTGGTTCGACTCGCGCATGATTTGCGTACTGGCGGTGCTCTCTGCCATCAGCTTTGTGATTTTTGTCTATGACCAAATCGTACACCGTAACCCTCTGATTAATATTCGCCTGTTTAAGGAATATCAGTACTCCTATTCCTTACTCATCTTTGCTATGTTGGGATCGGCTATCTACGGCACGTTATTCCTAGTGCCGTATTACCTGACGATGATTCACGATTACAATGCGACAGAGATTGGTCATGTGGTTATCTGGATGGGGCTGCCGCAGTTGGTGATTTTACCTATGATCCCATTTCTCATTCGTCGCTATAACCCTAAGTATCTTATCTTCATCGGTTTCGTTGGTTTGGCTATTAGTGCCTTTATGGATTGCCATATGAATGCTGATTTTGCTGGCCCACAGATGATCGCGTCTATGTTAGTTCGTGCGTTAGGCCAGCCGTTTATCATGGTGCCACTCTCCATGCTAGCGACTCAAAATATTAAAGCAGAGGATGCGGCCTCATCGGCCGTTTTAATCAACGTATTTCGCAGTCTGGGTGGATCAATGGGTACCGCGGTGTTGTCGACCTATTTCACTACTCGGATCTATTTCCATCTCGATTCCATCAAATCCACCTTGCTGACAGGTAGTCAGCCATTTTATCACTATCTGGGTGAAGTAAAGAATCTGCTGGTCAATCAGGGGTTGTCGTCTGATAGCACCAATGTTCAACAAACTGCGGTGAGCATTCTCGGCGAAAGGATGGCAATTCAATCGCAAATCATGGCTTTTAATGACTTATTTATGATCATGGGTTTCATGATGCTCGCCACCGCCATCATGGTGTTGTGCTCAAACCGTGATTTCCAACTTCGACTAAAAAAAGAGGAATCAGCATGA